The genomic region gttcaaaagcttcgggatggcaccccccaccttttatcaaCGTAGATGCTTTAGAAACGCTCCTCAGCGAGCACTACGATGAGGCTTTAGCCTCCCTTGGTCCAAGATAATGCCGAAACGACCGTAATTCTCCGATTGCTCCAagcccgctcgacgaatcgcgaaatcgatttcgcccccgcgtttgggCACCTATCGATTAGGTTTACagggcctcaaatgagatcaatctcctactttacaaaatgcccccatttggagctctaggttgcacatatagcaaaccaccaataaagccctagattcttgggattgatctatttaaaagcttgcttagggtccatttgacccactccaaggcataaaaacccaaaaccctaagttctaggagctagggtttgaagcttacctcttaggctacaccaatggagagaagagaaagagaggaagatgttccaagccttcttcttcttcttctcctccttcttcttcttctcctccttcttcttcttctctttcttcttctccttctttgttatctctagagagagagcaagagagaaagagagtgagagggagtgaaatgagagagtgtgagggagagagggggctCAGCCCATCTCTAATAAGGCtattttgcacttaaacccctcaacttttcatccattgcacagcccttactgggcagttttcgcccagagggaccggtctccccgacaagggaccggtccccgagagcagcccacGCTGCCAGGGGCCTCTttcgcattcgggaaccggtcctcacctgagggaccggtccctgggagaccggtctctcctgagagaccggttcccgaaaggggaaccttcaggacttagccaaatttaggcTTTCTCTCGCGGGCGTCGCtcacggggaccggttccctcagccagggaccggtcgcattgacctcccccgcgaccatcggctacggggaccggtccttccctccagggaccggtccccgagagcaaaaatctacTGAATCCAGATTTCGTCcgtttgctctcgcggactcaactccaaaacACTTTTagtgttttggacattcttaactcccacaaagggtattctctcgacagtcagtcgatcctggatgaagtacaattctcggatttcgagaattcacttccttacatagctcctcctcaagcggtgtactccggagtgtagacaccatgGGGAGAGACCCCGTCATCGTTCCCTCAGGTGGTAGTGCTAATAGCCTCCCTCGGTAGACAGAAATTGTGGTttgtgagtttggggtgaaCCAGGAGTACCCCgggatgattgggtaaaggccaaaaaGAATGAGAcatgaacatgcatgcataattatcatgtattggattatctatctatctgctgacagctttcttgcaggcattgtattagtagtgcattagttggttctttgaaatacatatgcctgaataaatCTAGTGGGCGAGTCGTTgtggtcggtggccgaacccactgggaacttcgtttagttctcacaccaccactaaccttgcagatccatgcgcgagcggggcggcggaggatcgaggcaaaggGCTAGcaccgtagatagcggcctcggagtttataggcataccctatatgtacattcaacttttgtatgttgaactagtaAAACAAAAAGATgtaaatcatgtattttgggttaaaggataatgtgatgtaaatgaatggaaaagaatgaatgtaaatgatgGTTGCTTGTGATTGATTCAAacgtaatcaaatgacatgtatgtggATAAATGcttagttagtttcgatgctttcacatgtgagttggttgttgtttgccctcgtgcaaacctagTATAATTGTTTGTATTATACTTGTTGAttagagccttgggtggacaagggaggtgctgtccattcggcgtctgtcggcgtgcccgaaccgaccaaattggcagcCTCGATGCGTGACAgatagtttggtatcagagcgagtgaaagcaaaagtctaggatggacttagggaccttaggattggagatCTTAAGGACTTAGGAGACGTTTAACGTGGAATTGGATGtgcggaagctaattgattgggttctGATTAGTAATTCTCTAAAAGGagttagagatggattcaagtatTCATTTGCTTTCTTCTTGAAGTGTTATGTGGGCGGCCGACTACATGACGCCGAGAGTTGAAAATGAGGACACTTgtttgctttcgcttaattgggtagttatttggaacgtgtaagagttGCGTGTGTCGAGTAATAACGTGTGTGTttcgtttcaggagctaatatCCCCGAGACGTTACACGCGTAGATCCGCTCCGACATTGCCTGATGAAGTGCCCGAGCAAGTTGGATCTGATGAAGTCCGAGAGTTGCGGGCccaagtagcggctttggccggggctatgtgACAGCAAGGGGAGCAAATAGGACGGCTCCATGAGTTGGTGGCCCGATAAGCGGCGGCAGCTGCACCTATACCTCAGGACCCACCTGCGCCTGTGGTACCTCCTCTTGCGATAGCGGCGGCACCgatgacggctattcctccgacggctTCAGGTTCTTCGGCTCCTATCCCGGAgttacttgaggccgagcagaaTCGGTCATTGGCGATGTTGACGGCTTTTAAGCGGTTCAACCCTTCGACGTTCAAGGGTGATGTGAAGGACCCTTGGTTAATGGAGGCATGGCTTTCAGCGATGGAGGcattgttcgaggatatctacaccctcgagaaggataaagtacGCTTGGCGGCTCACTGTTTAGAGGGTTCGGCTCGGGCGTGGTGGACACGAGTAAAGAACGGACGATCTTTGGATCCTGCTTCCATGACTTGGGAGGCATTTCGGGAGTTGTTGCTTATGGAGTACTTCTCAGAAAGCGACAagcggaagatcaaggaggactttTGCAAGTTAAGGCAAGGAAACCGAACGGTGTGGGAGTACGAAAGGGAGTTCTCGCACATGGTTAATTGCGTTCCGGGCTTGGTTCATGGAGACCGGGACCGAGCGGTGGTCTTCGAGTGCGGATTGCGGCTGAAAATATTCAAGATTTTTCATGCGCTCCGGCTGAAGACCTTTGAGGACGTGTTGGATCGCGCGCTATGGGTAGAGCACGGCAACACCATTGCGCGCGAGAAACGCGAGGCGTATGAAAGAGACAAAGacaaggagaagtccaagaagcgaccggctggtggtTCCGCGGGGCAATCGAGTTCTAAGCTACACCCTCGGTAACCAAGATTGCAGTGGCGGGGAGGCAGAGGCCAGTCAAGGAGTCAGACGACTTCCttcccgtgtgtgatctgcagCGGAAGTCACAAGCCGAGTGATTGTTCTCAGCGTGACGGGAGGTGTTTCCGATGTGGCCAGGCGGGACGCATGAGTTTGGATTGTCCGGACGGCTCGTCACCTGCCCCGTCAGCTGCTTC from Ananas comosus cultivar F153 unplaced genomic scaffold, ASM154086v1, whole genome shotgun sequence harbors:
- the LOC109704440 gene encoding uncharacterized protein LOC109704440 → MTAIPPTASGSSAPIPELLEAEQNRSLAMLTAFKRFNPSTFKGDVKDPWLMEAWLSAMEALFEDIYTLEKDKVRLAAHCLEGSARAWWTRVKNGRSLDPASMTWEAFRELLLMEYFSESDKRKIKEDFCKLRQGNRTVWEYEREFSHMVNCVPGLVHGDRDRAVVFECGLRLKIFKIFHALRLKTFEDVLDRALWVEHGNTIAREKREAYERDKDKEKSKKRPAGGSAGQSSSKLHPR